The following proteins are co-located in the Poecile atricapillus isolate bPoeAtr1 chromosome 2, bPoeAtr1.hap1, whole genome shotgun sequence genome:
- the NKTR gene encoding NK-tumor recognition protein isoform X1, giving the protein MGVQDRPQCFFEIEINREPVGRIMFQLFSDICPKTCKNFLCLCSGEKGIGKTTGKKLCYKGTTFHRVVKNFMIQGGDFSEGNGKGGESIYGGYFKDENFILKHDRAFLLSMANRGKHTNGSQFFITTKPAPHLDGVHVVFGLVISGFEVIEQIENLKTDTASRPYADVRVIDCGVLVTRSAKDALEKKKKVCSDSEASESSSSASSSTESSSESEAENERSRRRKRKRRAKTKQSRKRRKEERKKEDPRCKRTSSQRRSLSDKSDVADKVDLSTKRDKPVVRPEEIPPVPENRFLLRRDVPVVNVEPEPKLLDAAPVLTDQKPSVSKSGRKIKGRGTIRYHTPPRSRSCSESDEEESSETPPHWKEEMQRLRTYRAPSGEKWSKGDKLSDPCTSRWDERSASRRSRSWSHNGYADLSTVRYSSHHKKHRKEKKKVKHKKKSKKQKHFKKHKQTKKKKTSASSDVESSHSFHRRTKSSCDRERKSRSSSLSSRRSSRRDWSKSDKEDQSLSSLSSRGSRSYYRSRSRSRSKSRSYSRRSSRSRSASKSSRSRSRSRSSSNPRQQKTVPNSPRNISARLNDTKLTKTAEPVRAVILPSDKVIVPPVVPENLPVIPLSDSPPPSRWKPGQKPWKPSYERIQEMKAKTTHLIPTQTNYNLVVVKEANTSSSYRKQERSSESDRSGYSKGRSDRSSESWPRSRSRSSRSRSYSRSYSRSRSPSSSRTKSPSSGRSPSPSKYRSDRSGYSESTSDYSLSDEDRHRNKRKSTSSDPKARGLKLRQETSSESTLPYKHPEDYDESSQGLKESDSLSSSDFSSDSERSAKAKAVQEKEGRFPLEGNAEKQDKNSLSSERGEEKGKGERDSDHSKKKAAKEKCSEQPRGGAKTKRKSYSGSKWDSESNSERGEAKHNRGDSRPSSGKEEGEATSGSDTELSVTKRIKKQSNSSEGFLGSDCAWKTSKQLSSSESESSCSSSAGTRGKSKKHKHGLKKTPKKSHSKKAKEKSKGKKEKKHKVQKRKEMFHWQPPLEFGEEEDDEINEKPVTKDDKKEKQLSRDIKDKKQVYEKDEIFTDKIGNGEKSCVNENLLDKNTTCGASPDHSNLNKEPIETSTSTGILNSGINVAACKSEIKQENNQNGLEDVIQTDDNMEICTPDRNSPGKVDVDVLSPVILTAKPLSTGVKKELQVEPPEQDAVKLGNNIRDFINIKEEKETGRQENNSAPVSGAKDCGLKSEISENTPSNMIDNKWKPLQGVGNLKPAAISTTTEVKNVASAPEPKPAGLRIEIKAKNKVRPGSLFDEVRKTARLNRRPRNQESSSEEESPSRDDNSPSRSLSRSRSKSESKSRHRTRSISYSHSRSRSRSSTYSYRSRSYSRSRSRGWYSRDRSRSRSSSYHSYKSRSRSYSRSRSRSSSYGHHSRSSRSYTYDSYYSRSRSRSKRSDSYRRSRSYDRRSRSYGSDSDSDRSYSNNRSPSESSRYS; this is encoded by the exons ATGGGGGTGCAGGACCGGCCCCAGTGCTTCTTCGAGATAGAGATCAACAGGGAGCCAG tTGGTCGAATTATGTTTCAGCTCTTCTCAGACATTTGTCCGAAGACTTGTAAAAACTTCCTTTGCTTGTGCTCGG GTGAAAAAGGAATTGGCAAAACAACTGGAAAGAAGCTGTGCTACAAAGGCACCACATTCCATCGTGTGGTTAAAAACTTCATGATTCAGGGTGGGGACTTCAGCGAAG GTAATGGAAAAGGAGGTGAATCTATTTATGGTGGCTATTTCAAAG ATGAAAACTTTATTCTCAAACATGACAGAGCGTTCCTTTTGTCAATGGCAAACCGAGGGAAACATACCAATGGTTCCCAATTTTTCAT aacaacaaaaccTGCTCCTCATCTTGATGG TGTGCACGTTGTCTTTGGACTGGTTATTTCTGGGTTTGAAGTCATAGAACAGATAGAAAATCTCAAAACCGATACTGCGAGCAGGCCCTACGCAGACGTCCGAGTCATTGACTGCGGGGTGCTGGTCACCAGATCAGCTAAAGATG CTttggagaagaagaagaaagtttGCTCTGACTCAGAAGCCTCAGAGTCCTCCTCCAGTGCATCCAGCTCTACAGAATCCTCATCTGAGAGTGAGGCTGAGAAcgaaaggagcaggaggagaaagCGAAAAAGAAGAGCTAAAACCAAACAGTCCAGGAAAcgaaggaaggaggagaggaagaaagaggatCCAAGGTGCAAGCGAACCTCAAGCCAAAGACG CAGCCTTTCAGACAAGAGCGATGTCGCAGACAAAGTCGACCTTAGCACAAAGCGGGACAAGCCCGTGGTACGTCCTGAAGAAATTCCCCCAGTGcctgaaaatagatttttgctCAGAAGAGATGTGCCTGTTGTCAATGTAGAGCCTGAACC GAAGCTTCTTGATGCTGCACCAGTTCTGACTGACCAGAAACCATCAGTCTCTAAATCTGGACgaaaaattaaaggaagagGCACAATA CGCTATCACACCCCGCCACGGTCCCGCTCCTGCTCCGAGTCCGACGAGGAGGAGAGCagcgagacccctccccactgGAAGGAGGAGATGCAGAGGCTGCGGACGTACCGAGCACCCAGCGGGGAGAAATGGAGCAAAGGAGACAA gttGAGTGACCCCTGTACAAGCAGATGGGATGAGAGAAGCGCATCCCGGAGATCCAGGTCATGGTCCCATAACGGTTATGCTGATCTAAGCACTGTGAGATACTCCAGCCATCACAAGAAGCacaggaaagagaagaagaaggtgaagcataaaaagaaatctaaaaagcAGAAGCATTTCAAGAAGCACAAGCAAAcgaagaaaaagaaaacttcagccTCGTCAGATGTAGAATCCTCTCATTCCTTCCACAGGAGGACAAAATCATCTTGTGATCGTGAGAGGAAATCTCGTTCTTCCTCATTGTCTTCCAGACGTTCATCCAGGAGAGACTGGTCTAAATCTGATAAAGAAGACCAGAGCTTGTCGTCTTTATCGAGCAGAGGGTCTCGATCATACTACAGGTCCAGATCCAGGTCTAGATCTAAATCAAGATCTTACTCCAGAAGAAGTTCTAGATCAAGATCAGCCTCTAAATCATCGCGATCTCGAAGTAGGTCACGGTCAAGTTCTAACCCCAGGCAGCAAAAGACTGTTCCCAATTCTCCACGAAATATTTCGGCACGGTTAAACGACACTAAGTTGACCAAGACTGCTGAGCCTGTCCGAGCAGTGATACTGCCCAGTGACAAGGTCATCGTGCCACCGGTTGTCCCAGAAAACCTCCCTGTCATACCCTTAAGTGACAGCCCCCCACCTTCAAGGTGGAAACCTGGGCAGAAACCTTGGAAGCCATCATATGAGCGAATTCAGGAGATGAAAGCTAAAACAACCCACTTAATTCCCACCCAAACTAATTACAATTTGGTGGTCGTTAAAGAGGCCAACACTTCTTCCTCCTACCgcaagcaggagaggagctccGAGAGCGATCGGAGCGGTTATTCCAAAGGCCGCAGCGACAGGAGCTCGGAGAGCTGGCCGAGGTCCAGGAGCAGGTCCTCTCGAAGCCGGTCATACTCCAGATCTTACTCAAGGTCTAGAAGCCCATCGAGCTCAAGGACAAAATCTCCTTCTTCTGGCAGGTCACCGTCCCCGAGTAAATACCGCAGTGACAGGTCGGGCTACAGCGAGTCCACATCCGACTATTCCCTCAGCGATGAGGACAGGCACAGGAACAAAAGGAAATCCACATCCAGCGATCCCAAAGCTCGGGGGCTCAAACTGAGGCAGGAAACGAGCTCTGAAAGCACTTTGCCTTACAAACATCCAGAGGACTACGACGAGTCTTCCCAGGGGTTGAAGGAGAGTGATAGTTTGTCATCTTCAGACTTCTCCTCCGACAGCGAGCGCTCTGCCAAAGCCAAAGCGGTCCAAGAAAAAGAAGGCCGCTTTCCATTAGAAGGGAATGCTGAGAAACAGGATAAAAACAGCTTAAGTTCTgagagaggggaggagaaaggcAAGGGTGAGCGGGATTCTGATCACTCTAAAAAGAAAGCAGCTAAGGAGAAATGCTCGGAGCAGCCCAGAGGTGGTGCAAAAACAAAACGCAAATCCTACTCAGGTAGCAAATGGGACTCAGAGTCAAATTCTGAAAGAGGAGAGGCAAAACATAATAGGGGGGATTCCAGACCCTCCTCtgggaaagaagaaggagagGCCACCTCAGGGTCTGACACGGAGCTTAGTGTTaccaaaaggataaaaaaacaATCCAATTCCTCGGAGGGCTTTTTGGGTTCTGACTGCGCGTGGAAGACAAGCAAACAGTTGTCATCTTCTGAATCTGAGAGTTCTTGTTCCAGCTCAGCAGGCACTCGAGGCAAgtcaaaaaaacacaaacatggGTTGAAAAAGACTCCTAAAAAATCACATTccaaaaaggcaaaagaaaaatcGAAAggcaaaaaggagaaaaaacacaaagtccaaaaaagaaaagaaatgtttcattgGCAGCCCCCACTTGAGTTCGGGGAAGAAGAGGACGATGAGATAAATGAAAAGCCGGTTACCAAGgatgataaaaaagaaaagcagcttaGCAGGGACATAAAGGATAAAAAACAAGTTTATGAAAAGGATGAAATATTCACAGATAAAATAGGAAATGGTGAAAAGTCGTGTGTGAATGAAAACCTTTTAGATAAAAACACCACATGTGGGGCCTCGCCAGATCACAGCAACCTTAATAAAGAGCCTATTGAAACAAGCACTTCAACTGGTATTTTAAACTCAGGAATAAACGTGGCTGCCTGCAAGAGTGAgattaaacaagaaaataacCAGAATGGGCTGGAAGATGTTATTCAGACAGATGACAACATGGAGATTTGTACTCCGGATCGTAACTCGCCAGGGAAGGTGGATGTGGATGTTTTGTCTCCTGTCATTCTCACTGCTAAACCTTTAAGTACCGGTGTAAAAAAAGAGTTACAGGTTGAGCCTCCTGAGCAAGATGCTGTCAAACTGGGAAACAACATAAGAGactttattaatattaaagaggaaaaagaaactggAAGGCAAGAAAATAACTCTGCCCCTGTGTCTGGTGCTAAAGACTGTGgtttaaaaagtgaaatttctGAAAACACACCAAGCAATATGATAGACAATAAATGGAAGCCTTTGCAAGGTGTTGGTAACTTAAAACCAGCAGCAATTAGTACGACCACAGAGGTTAAAAATGTAGCATCAGCACCAGAGCCTAAACCAGCAGGTTTAAGAATtgaaataaaggcaaaaaataaagtaaGGCCTGGGTCTCTTTTTGATGAAGTGAGGAAAACAGCCCGGCTAAATCGTCGGCCGAGGAACCAAGAAAGTTCCAGTGAGGAGGAATCTCCAAGCAGAGATGACAACAGCCCTTCCAGGAGTCTCAGCAGGTCACGAAGTAAATCTGAGTCTAAATCCAGACACAGAACAAGGTCCATATCCTACAGTCACTCGAGAAGTCGATCCCGAAGTTCTACATACTCATATAG GTCCAGGAGCTACTCGAGGAGCCGGAGCCGGGGCTGGTACAGCAGGGATCGCTCCAGGAGCCGGAGCAGTTCCTACCACAGCTACAAGAGCCGTAG TCGGAGCTACAGCAGGAGCCGATCCAGGAGCAGTTCCTATGGTCACCACAGTCGATCCAG CAGGTCCTACACCTATGACAGTTACTACAGCAGGAGTCGGAGCAGGAGCAAGAGGAGCGACAGCTACCGGAGATCTCGGAGCTACGACCGGAGATCCAG gTCCTACGGCTCCGACAGCGACAGCGATCGCAGCTACTCCAACAACAGGAGCCCCAGTGAGAGCAGCAGATACAGCTGA
- the NKTR gene encoding NK-tumor recognition protein isoform X5 yields MGVQDRPQCFFEIEINREPVGRIMFQLFSDICPKTCKNFLCLCSGEKGIGKTTGKKLCYKGTTFHRVVKNFMIQGGDFSEGNGKGGESIYGGYFKDENFILKHDRAFLLSMANRGKHTNGSQFFITTKPAPHLDGVHVVFGLVISGFEVIEQIENLKTDTASRPYADVRVIDCGVLVTRSAKDALEKKKKVCSDSEASESSSSASSSTESSSESEAENERSRRRKRKRRAKTKQSRKRRKEERKKEDPSSLSDKSDVADKVDLSTKRDKPVVRPEEIPPVPENRFLLRRDVPVVNVEPEPKLLDAAPVLTDQKPSVSKSGRKIKGRGTIRYHTPPRSRSCSESDEEESSETPPHWKEEMQRLRTYRAPSGEKWSKGDKLSDPCTSRWDERSASRRSRSWSHNGYADLSTVRYSSHHKKHRKEKKKVKHKKKSKKQKHFKKHKQTKKKKTSASSDVESSHSFHRRTKSSCDRERKSRSSSLSSRRSSRRDWSKSDKEDQSLSSLSSRGSRSYYRSRSRSRSKSRSYSRRSSRSRSASKSSRSRSRSRSSSNPRQQKTVPNSPRNISARLNDTKLTKTAEPVRAVILPSDKVIVPPVVPENLPVIPLSDSPPPSRWKPGQKPWKPSYERIQEMKAKTTHLIPTQTNYNLVVVKEANTSSSYRKQERSSESDRSGYSKGRSDRSSESWPRSRSRSSRSRSYSRSYSRSRSPSSSRTKSPSSGRSPSPSKYRSDRSGYSESTSDYSLSDEDRHRNKRKSTSSDPKARGLKLRQETSSESTLPYKHPEDYDESSQGLKESDSLSSSDFSSDSERSAKAKAVQEKEGRFPLEGNAEKQDKNSLSSERGEEKGKGERDSDHSKKKAAKEKCSEQPRGGAKTKRKSYSGSKWDSESNSERGEAKHNRGDSRPSSGKEEGEATSGSDTELSVTKRIKKQSNSSEGFLGSDCAWKTSKQLSSSESESSCSSSAGTRGKSKKHKHGLKKTPKKSHSKKAKEKSKGKKEKKHKVQKRKEMFHWQPPLEFGEEEDDEINEKPVTKDDKKEKQLSRDIKDKKQVYEKDEIFTDKIGNGEKSCVNENLLDKNTTCGASPDHSNLNKEPIETSTSTGILNSGINVAACKSEIKQENNQNGLEDVIQTDDNMEICTPDRNSPGKVDVDVLSPVILTAKPLSTGVKKELQVEPPEQDAVKLGNNIRDFINIKEEKETGRQENNSAPVSGAKDCGLKSEISENTPSNMIDNKWKPLQGVGNLKPAAISTTTEVKNVASAPEPKPAGLRIEIKAKNKVRPGSLFDEVRKTARLNRRPRNQESSSEEESPSRDDNSPSRSLSRSRSKSESKSRHRTRSISYSHSRSRSRSSTYSYRSRSYSRSRSRGWYSRDRSRSRSSSYHSYKSRSRSYSRSRSRSSSYGHHSRSSRSYTYDSYYSRSRSRSKRSDSYRRSRSYDRRSRSYGSDSDSDRSYSNNRSPSESSRYS; encoded by the exons ATGGGGGTGCAGGACCGGCCCCAGTGCTTCTTCGAGATAGAGATCAACAGGGAGCCAG tTGGTCGAATTATGTTTCAGCTCTTCTCAGACATTTGTCCGAAGACTTGTAAAAACTTCCTTTGCTTGTGCTCGG GTGAAAAAGGAATTGGCAAAACAACTGGAAAGAAGCTGTGCTACAAAGGCACCACATTCCATCGTGTGGTTAAAAACTTCATGATTCAGGGTGGGGACTTCAGCGAAG GTAATGGAAAAGGAGGTGAATCTATTTATGGTGGCTATTTCAAAG ATGAAAACTTTATTCTCAAACATGACAGAGCGTTCCTTTTGTCAATGGCAAACCGAGGGAAACATACCAATGGTTCCCAATTTTTCAT aacaacaaaaccTGCTCCTCATCTTGATGG TGTGCACGTTGTCTTTGGACTGGTTATTTCTGGGTTTGAAGTCATAGAACAGATAGAAAATCTCAAAACCGATACTGCGAGCAGGCCCTACGCAGACGTCCGAGTCATTGACTGCGGGGTGCTGGTCACCAGATCAGCTAAAGATG CTttggagaagaagaagaaagtttGCTCTGACTCAGAAGCCTCAGAGTCCTCCTCCAGTGCATCCAGCTCTACAGAATCCTCATCTGAGAGTGAGGCTGAGAAcgaaaggagcaggaggagaaagCGAAAAAGAAGAGCTAAAACCAAACAGTCCAGGAAAcgaaggaaggaggagaggaagaaagaggatCCAAG CAGCCTTTCAGACAAGAGCGATGTCGCAGACAAAGTCGACCTTAGCACAAAGCGGGACAAGCCCGTGGTACGTCCTGAAGAAATTCCCCCAGTGcctgaaaatagatttttgctCAGAAGAGATGTGCCTGTTGTCAATGTAGAGCCTGAACC GAAGCTTCTTGATGCTGCACCAGTTCTGACTGACCAGAAACCATCAGTCTCTAAATCTGGACgaaaaattaaaggaagagGCACAATA CGCTATCACACCCCGCCACGGTCCCGCTCCTGCTCCGAGTCCGACGAGGAGGAGAGCagcgagacccctccccactgGAAGGAGGAGATGCAGAGGCTGCGGACGTACCGAGCACCCAGCGGGGAGAAATGGAGCAAAGGAGACAA gttGAGTGACCCCTGTACAAGCAGATGGGATGAGAGAAGCGCATCCCGGAGATCCAGGTCATGGTCCCATAACGGTTATGCTGATCTAAGCACTGTGAGATACTCCAGCCATCACAAGAAGCacaggaaagagaagaagaaggtgaagcataaaaagaaatctaaaaagcAGAAGCATTTCAAGAAGCACAAGCAAAcgaagaaaaagaaaacttcagccTCGTCAGATGTAGAATCCTCTCATTCCTTCCACAGGAGGACAAAATCATCTTGTGATCGTGAGAGGAAATCTCGTTCTTCCTCATTGTCTTCCAGACGTTCATCCAGGAGAGACTGGTCTAAATCTGATAAAGAAGACCAGAGCTTGTCGTCTTTATCGAGCAGAGGGTCTCGATCATACTACAGGTCCAGATCCAGGTCTAGATCTAAATCAAGATCTTACTCCAGAAGAAGTTCTAGATCAAGATCAGCCTCTAAATCATCGCGATCTCGAAGTAGGTCACGGTCAAGTTCTAACCCCAGGCAGCAAAAGACTGTTCCCAATTCTCCACGAAATATTTCGGCACGGTTAAACGACACTAAGTTGACCAAGACTGCTGAGCCTGTCCGAGCAGTGATACTGCCCAGTGACAAGGTCATCGTGCCACCGGTTGTCCCAGAAAACCTCCCTGTCATACCCTTAAGTGACAGCCCCCCACCTTCAAGGTGGAAACCTGGGCAGAAACCTTGGAAGCCATCATATGAGCGAATTCAGGAGATGAAAGCTAAAACAACCCACTTAATTCCCACCCAAACTAATTACAATTTGGTGGTCGTTAAAGAGGCCAACACTTCTTCCTCCTACCgcaagcaggagaggagctccGAGAGCGATCGGAGCGGTTATTCCAAAGGCCGCAGCGACAGGAGCTCGGAGAGCTGGCCGAGGTCCAGGAGCAGGTCCTCTCGAAGCCGGTCATACTCCAGATCTTACTCAAGGTCTAGAAGCCCATCGAGCTCAAGGACAAAATCTCCTTCTTCTGGCAGGTCACCGTCCCCGAGTAAATACCGCAGTGACAGGTCGGGCTACAGCGAGTCCACATCCGACTATTCCCTCAGCGATGAGGACAGGCACAGGAACAAAAGGAAATCCACATCCAGCGATCCCAAAGCTCGGGGGCTCAAACTGAGGCAGGAAACGAGCTCTGAAAGCACTTTGCCTTACAAACATCCAGAGGACTACGACGAGTCTTCCCAGGGGTTGAAGGAGAGTGATAGTTTGTCATCTTCAGACTTCTCCTCCGACAGCGAGCGCTCTGCCAAAGCCAAAGCGGTCCAAGAAAAAGAAGGCCGCTTTCCATTAGAAGGGAATGCTGAGAAACAGGATAAAAACAGCTTAAGTTCTgagagaggggaggagaaaggcAAGGGTGAGCGGGATTCTGATCACTCTAAAAAGAAAGCAGCTAAGGAGAAATGCTCGGAGCAGCCCAGAGGTGGTGCAAAAACAAAACGCAAATCCTACTCAGGTAGCAAATGGGACTCAGAGTCAAATTCTGAAAGAGGAGAGGCAAAACATAATAGGGGGGATTCCAGACCCTCCTCtgggaaagaagaaggagagGCCACCTCAGGGTCTGACACGGAGCTTAGTGTTaccaaaaggataaaaaaacaATCCAATTCCTCGGAGGGCTTTTTGGGTTCTGACTGCGCGTGGAAGACAAGCAAACAGTTGTCATCTTCTGAATCTGAGAGTTCTTGTTCCAGCTCAGCAGGCACTCGAGGCAAgtcaaaaaaacacaaacatggGTTGAAAAAGACTCCTAAAAAATCACATTccaaaaaggcaaaagaaaaatcGAAAggcaaaaaggagaaaaaacacaaagtccaaaaaagaaaagaaatgtttcattgGCAGCCCCCACTTGAGTTCGGGGAAGAAGAGGACGATGAGATAAATGAAAAGCCGGTTACCAAGgatgataaaaaagaaaagcagcttaGCAGGGACATAAAGGATAAAAAACAAGTTTATGAAAAGGATGAAATATTCACAGATAAAATAGGAAATGGTGAAAAGTCGTGTGTGAATGAAAACCTTTTAGATAAAAACACCACATGTGGGGCCTCGCCAGATCACAGCAACCTTAATAAAGAGCCTATTGAAACAAGCACTTCAACTGGTATTTTAAACTCAGGAATAAACGTGGCTGCCTGCAAGAGTGAgattaaacaagaaaataacCAGAATGGGCTGGAAGATGTTATTCAGACAGATGACAACATGGAGATTTGTACTCCGGATCGTAACTCGCCAGGGAAGGTGGATGTGGATGTTTTGTCTCCTGTCATTCTCACTGCTAAACCTTTAAGTACCGGTGTAAAAAAAGAGTTACAGGTTGAGCCTCCTGAGCAAGATGCTGTCAAACTGGGAAACAACATAAGAGactttattaatattaaagaggaaaaagaaactggAAGGCAAGAAAATAACTCTGCCCCTGTGTCTGGTGCTAAAGACTGTGgtttaaaaagtgaaatttctGAAAACACACCAAGCAATATGATAGACAATAAATGGAAGCCTTTGCAAGGTGTTGGTAACTTAAAACCAGCAGCAATTAGTACGACCACAGAGGTTAAAAATGTAGCATCAGCACCAGAGCCTAAACCAGCAGGTTTAAGAATtgaaataaaggcaaaaaataaagtaaGGCCTGGGTCTCTTTTTGATGAAGTGAGGAAAACAGCCCGGCTAAATCGTCGGCCGAGGAACCAAGAAAGTTCCAGTGAGGAGGAATCTCCAAGCAGAGATGACAACAGCCCTTCCAGGAGTCTCAGCAGGTCACGAAGTAAATCTGAGTCTAAATCCAGACACAGAACAAGGTCCATATCCTACAGTCACTCGAGAAGTCGATCCCGAAGTTCTACATACTCATATAG GTCCAGGAGCTACTCGAGGAGCCGGAGCCGGGGCTGGTACAGCAGGGATCGCTCCAGGAGCCGGAGCAGTTCCTACCACAGCTACAAGAGCCGTAG TCGGAGCTACAGCAGGAGCCGATCCAGGAGCAGTTCCTATGGTCACCACAGTCGATCCAG CAGGTCCTACACCTATGACAGTTACTACAGCAGGAGTCGGAGCAGGAGCAAGAGGAGCGACAGCTACCGGAGATCTCGGAGCTACGACCGGAGATCCAG gTCCTACGGCTCCGACAGCGACAGCGATCGCAGCTACTCCAACAACAGGAGCCCCAGTGAGAGCAGCAGATACAGCTGA